The following DNA comes from Flavobacteriales bacterium.
CCAGGAACGGGAACTCTTTTGCTGTGTTGAATAACGAACTACGTTTTCCTGTTGTTAAATACTTTTCTAAAAAACCAATTAAATCCAACTTCTTAGAAAACCTCATGTTTATTGGTTTTGGAGATATTGGAACTGCTTGGACAGGAACGAATCCTTACGATCCAGAAAATTCATTTAACACCACAATTGTTAATGGCGCCAATTATGAAATCATAATCAAAAATCAAAAGGAACCAATAGCCTATGGTTATGGATTTGGTGCTCGCTCTAAAATATTTGGTTATTATGTACGCTTTGATATGGCTTGGGGTATCGACGATAATGTAAGATTAAAGCCTGTTAGATACCTTTCACTCTCTTTAGATTTTTAACATGGAAATACAAACGTTTGTTAGCTTAGTTATCATCGGCCTTTTAGCAGGGACATTAAGTGGTTTTATTGGTATTGGAGGTGGTGTTGTAATGGTTCCTGCATTGATTTTTGCCTTGGGAATATCTCAACACGAAGCTCAGGGACTAAGCCTCACCACGATGTTATTACCCATTGGAATTCTTGCTTTCTATAATTATTATAAAAGTGGACAAGTTACCAATCAATTTATCCTTTATGCCGCGATTATCGCTGTAGCATTTGTTATAGGAGGCTACTTTGGTTCACGGCTTTCCTTAAAACTCAACCCTTTATTGGTGAAGTTTTTATTTGGCCTTTTGATGCTCTATATTGGCTTTAAAATGATTATTAGCGGCTGGGATTATTTTAAGAAGTAGATCATTTTATACGCTATAGTCGCAACTATAATCCTTTAATTGCGTTAATATTAAGTATGAAAATCACATTAAACGTAAAAGACCATAGAGTTTCAGATTTCTTAAACTTTATTGAATCGTTAGACTTTGTAGAGATGCATAAAGAAACAACATCACTATCAAAAACTCAAAAAATCACCTTAGATAAACGAATTGACAACCACAAAAATCAAATCAGTAAATCGTACTCATGGGAAGAAGCTAAGAATCAAATTAGAACCCAAAAGTGAAAAGGTTTCCACTAAGAATCAAAGAAGAAGCTATACATGATATTCGCGTAGCTTATGTTTGGTATGAAAAAAGATCAATTGGGTTAGGAGAACGATTTTTAGAAGCTATAGATGTTTGTTTTTCAACAATAAAAAACCAACCCAAAGCTTTTCAAGAAATATATAAAGGTCAACGACAAGCAGTTATCAAAACTTTTCCATTTGTCGTTTTATATCATTTTAACTATAGGGAAATTATTGTTTTTGCTGTATTTAATACTCATCAACATCCTCATAAAAAACACAGACAATAACTCCAACACATTACCGCTCTACCTTAAAATAAACAAACGGACGTTCTGCCCCTTTCAGCTCCGGATATGGGATTGTCAGTTGCCCGAGCCAATTCGACTTTACAACCTCTTCTTGATTGATTAATTTTCCTTTTAAAGGATCATAAAAAATTACTTTATACTTTTTAAAACTTCCCATCTTTGTCAATTTCAAAGCGTTTTCTTTACGGTTGTTTACCACCGTTTTTAATTCTTGTAACTCTGGTAATACAGCGTCCTTATGACAAAAACATTCTTCACAATCGTTTCGCATTGTATAGTAATTATAAGTCCTATTATTCAATGCGCCTACAGCTTGTTTTTGCTTAGTATTCTGTAAACTGTATACTTCCACTAGGTTAGATTTAGCTACTGTATACTTTGCATCCCATTTATTGTGAATTAAATCTACTTCTTGCATAAAACCACTTACAAAATCAAAGTACTTCCATAAATCTGCATCATCGGTATAGTTTAACCATGGCATTGCAACTCCAGAAAGCCCAGTAAAAGGACTAAGAACAACTGATTGTTTCCATATCGTTGAACGATCACATGCTGATAACCCTGAACCTATTTCCGATAACATAAAAGGCTTTTCTAACCCAACCGCTCGTTTTGATACGTCTTTTTTGAGGATAGAATTAGATACGACCACTTTTTCTTTCCGATAACGATGAAGCTTATTGATAAGCCTGGCGTATTTATTTTGATTGCGATCAAAAGAATAGGCATTATAAGTCGCAATATCCACATAAGGCGAATAATACGATAAGTCTCCTTTATCTATTGCTGGTTCTCCTGTATAACTTACAGCTATTGGATGATTATCGTGTTGAAGCTCTTCTTTGATATACTTTGCCATTTCATGCTGCCACTGCAAAACAGCTTTGGGCACAGTTGCTACACTGTCTTGATAAGGAACCGTGACCGTCGCTACACTTGGACAACCTTTTCCATTAAATTCTAATCGGGCTTGTTGTCCTAAATTATTGATTTCGCTTAATAACTCAAAGACTCCAATACTTGTGGAATAACCCCATCTTGCGATCATATACCGTAATTTATTTTTATAGAATCGCTTTGCATCAGCATTGGTAAAAAATGCTATTGGATCTATCAACCCCAACTCCCTACGATAGCAATACCCCTGATCTTCTTTAGCAACACATGCTTTATCTCCATATACCTCATCTTCGTATGCAGGCCAATCCCAATTGGTAATTGTATAAACACTTGGATTCTCAAGCGCTCCATGCAGCAACATATTAAAATGTATTTTCAAGCCAAGCTCTTCACTATGCTCAAGTAAACGATCTAACTCCCATGCATTTTTCATACGAGAGCTATAATTACCCAAGTTTTCAAATTCAACATCATAAGTCCAAGGGGTAATCAACATTCTGTAATAGTTTCCTCCTCGTTCAGAAAATGCTGTTATTAAGTGTTTATATTGTTCAAATTCGTGATGTCGAATCATCTCAGTACCATTATACCAAATTGCTCCTGGCCAAGGAATGTTTTGTCCAACTGGAAAAAAGGAAGAATCTCCAATTCTAAAATAGTGTTGCTGCTCATCTATAGCCATAAAACCTTTTGCTGTCTTTGGTGAATTAACTGTAAACGAAAACACATCGGAAAACAATGAATCACCTTGAACTAAAACAGTAGCTTTACATTTCCATTCCCCTTGGTCTTTAGGAGTAAACCGTACTCTTAAATGATTACTTGTTTTTGTTGCTATCAGTGTGTTTTTACGAACAGAAAATCCATCATAATAAAAACCAAAGCGTTGCTCTCTTTTTTGACGTTCCTCCATGTCTTCTCTCCAAAAATCAACGCTTATATCTAGCTGTTCAGGATCAAAAGGGTTGAGCATTTGCTTTGTTTTCTTTTTAAAAGAAACAGGGAATTCACTTTGTATATAACGAGTGATTTTTTGCTCAACTGTTGAAGGCAAGTCTATCCCTAACTCTACTTTATCAAATGCTTCAATACCTCCTATATTCAATAATTTTATTGCAACATTAGCTTGTGAAAAACCAATTCCAACAATTAAAGAAAACACTACAATCAGACTAACCTCTTTCATTTAACTTTTAGTTCTTTATTATACCTCATTCAAAACTTCTATTGCCAAAAAAACAACAATGAAGAAGCTGAATATTATAGAAAGCTATTGTATCCCACCACCATTTACTCACTGATTTCCGTCCATTGTTTCAATTCATTTCCTTGTTCATCAACAACAGTAATCAAATGCTTTCCAACTGATGGCATCACAGCTATTTCATGAATCTCTTTAGTTTCACCTAAGTATTCATCATCAAGATACCAAAACAATGTAACATTAGGTGAAGAATGCGCTACTTTTAGTACTAAATCATTAACTTTTTCATCAAAACCCTTTGGAAGGTAAAGTTTTGTATTGGGCTTGGGAAAAATAAATTCCATTTTAGTTTCTCCACTACTTTGACAATCCATTCTAAACGGAGGCAACACTTTATAAGTGGGATCTTTTTGTTGGTAATAATACTCCATTAAAGGAGGTAGCACAAACCAGGACTGGTGTTGCATCAACTCTAAATCATAACAGCTATTATCTACCTGAAAACTTTTATCTTGATCCAAATGAACCCAACGATGATACTTACACGTAGTTGTTCGCTTTCCAGCGCGGGGAACCAAAAGCGTATCTAATTCTTCACAAAAATCGCCCGCCAACATTCCACTTTTGGCGCAAGTTGTTACCGTCACTAATTCATCATAAGGGACTTTAAACCAATCTGCTTTCGGCAGTTGCTCAAAAACCGAGAACAGCACTGGAGCTGCTGCTTGTACCCCAACTAATCCTGTTCTACCTTCTCCATCTGCATTTCCAATCCATACGCCTACGGTATAATCTTTTGTCGTTCCCACTGCCCAGGCATCTCGAAAACCAAAACTTGTACCTGTCTTCCAAGCTATTTTTTGTCCGGAACTATAGAATTCCCAATTCTCTTCTCCCATTGGGCGGTTGACCTTAGTTAAGGTTTCTAAAGTCAAATAAATTGCCCCAGCATCAAACAACGGTTTTTCATGAGTTACAGCTCCAAAATCAACGGTCTTTTCTGCAATCATATTGGGTTCTGTAAATTCGTTGGTATAATAATTACTCTCCAATTCTCGATAATGGTTAACGGTAGAGGCAAATGCTGCATAATTTTTTGTTATATCCCACAGGTTAGATTCAGCACCTCCTAAAATTAATGACAACCCATAATGATCGGGAGCAAAACGAATATCTTTTAGTTTCATTTTGGTTAGATAATGATAGAATTTCTCTACTCCAAATTGTTGCAACATCCTTACTGCGGGGATATTAAGAGAGCGATACAATGCCGCTGAGGCAGGCACTGCTCCATCGTAATGTTTATCAAAATTTTGAGGGTTATAATTAGCGATTTGAGTTGGCACATCTGGAATTAATTGATGTGGCAGTAACGCTCCTTGATCCAACATAGCTGCATATAGAAAAGGTTTTAGAATACTCCCTGTACTTCTTGGTTTAGTTACAATGTCTACATCTTTCTGATGTTCTTTATTGGTAGGAGTATTACCTACATAAGCTAAAACAGCTCTAGAATGGACGTCCAATACTAAAACAGCTGCATTGTAAATATGATTTTGACTAAGGTTTAAATAGGTCTCTTCGACAATCTGATTAACATCGCGCTGTACACTAGCTTTTATCGTCGTTTGAATACGTTTACCGTGATAAGATTTATCTAATCGGATTAATAAGTGTGGAGCAATTTGAGGAATAGAATATGGTCTAGGAGGTAACTCTTCTAATAATGCCAATTCGAATGTTAGTGAATCTATCAACTGATTTTGATACAACTTTTTTAAAAGCCGATTTCTTTTAGCAATTAGCTTTTCTTGATTTTTCCCAGGATATATTAAACTTGGAGCATTGGGCAACACCGCTAATGTCGCACTTTCTGCCCACGATAGTTGATCTGGTTTACAATTAAAATACCTCCATGAAGCGACATCTAACCCAACAACATTTCCTCCAAAGGGAGCATTTGAAGCATACATTGCTAAGATTTGATCTTTGGATGATCTCAACTCTAGCCGCGTAGCCAAAATCATTTCGATCACTTTTTCAAAATAGGTCCTTGACCTTCCTTTTCGAGCTAATCGAATGACCTGTTGGGTAATTGTGCTTCCTCCTCTCCTCACTTTATTGGACTGTAAATTTTGCCCTATAGCCTTTACAATAGATACAGGATTAATGCCTGGATGTGAGTAGAAATAAGCATCTTCAAATTGTAAGATACAAGTCTTAAACTTTTCTGGAACGCTATCATTATGTGGGAAACGCCATTGACCATCATCGGCTATTTTCGCTCCTAGCAATACCCCCTCTCTACTTTCTAAGACTGTGGAAGTAGGATCTACAAATAATTGATTAGGTAATGAAAAGTAATACCATACTAATAACACTAAAAAGACAAGGCTTTTTTTCTTATGTTTTTTAAGGTATTTAAATGGACTAAACTTCATTACAGACAATACTAACGCAGCTTATTTAATTGATATAACACCACGAAATCAGACTGATAGACTTTTACACCTAATGAATCTGCATAATGAACAAAGTCTTTTTCTGCCGAAGACTCAGGGGCAGCATAACCTATTTTAATGATATAATCTATTGCTTCTATCCTTTCTCTATTTTCTTTTATTTGCTGCTCCAAATTATCTTTCCATTTTATAGGAAAGTAATCGTGAGCAGCTTCATAGTTTTCTAAAATTAATTGTGGTTTATTAACGCCTAAGAGGTTTGAAAGATGGAAATACTGCCATGTATTTAGCGTGCGTACTGGAAGTATTGTACTATGTTGAGGAATAAGCTCACCTACTTTTAACATTTCTTTGGCTTTATTGTTTTTTACAGCCATCCATTCTTTTAATTCGGACATACGATGTTGTTGGTAAAAAAATAAGACTCCTATTAAAATAGCTTGTATAATTCTATTTCTTTTTTGAAGAGCTAACCATAAAATAAAAAACAAAAAGCTAAGTAAAAGGGTTCTGATTGAAAATACACTTGCATAACCTACTCCATCTGGCAAATAAAAATACAACCCCAATAAAATCAATGCAATGTATAATAACGATAGCGCCTTCTTTTCTTTAAACAATACTGACCCTAGTAAAGAAAGTAAGACATAGATGAACACCCCGTGCGATGTTTCGTTATGATAACTAAATATAAACTTGAAATCTTGGAGTTGCTCCCAAAGTTGCTCACCAGTTAAATAAGTAGGTATAGTAGCTCTCGACATCACAAATGACAGTGCTAACCCTATAGGAACAATGGCTGCTATTAATACTTTACCTCCATCAACTAACCACTCTTTTACATTTTTGATTCCCTTTTCCCCAACAACAATAACACCTATACTCAAGCACAAAACAGCAAACGTAAAGGAATGCGCAAAATAAGTGAGTAACATTAATGCCCCAAGTTTTAGATAAAACATCAAAGGGCGGTTTTCTTTATTTTTAAACCAGAAATAAAGGGTCCACAGCAACAATATTAGTGCTAAAGAAAAGTTATAAAACCCTGAGATAAAAGGTGCAGAATAAATAAGAGGGAATATCAGTACACTCAACTTACCACTAGCTGGATTAATGATTAAGACCAGCTTTCGAAAAGCAATAGCTATTCCTACTACGTATAGTAAATGAATGAGTTTTAGTGCCAGTATAGGGGACATCAATAATAAAAAAAAACTTAGTATTAAATGCCCTAAATAATTAGGAACTAATTCTGTATTGATTTGATAATATTCAGAAAGAAATGGATTTCCTCCTAATAACTCATTAAATATTTTGGCATTATATAAATGAGAGGGACCATCCAACGTCAATAAAAAATCTGTAGCAAAGAGCGGCAACAAATGTATAACCAAGAAAATGGAAAATATTAACCACCCATTTCCTTTTTTTAAGTTCCCACTCCAAAAACTTTTCATGAGCTTACAGCTTCATCTCTGGAACTTCTCCATCTATGATTAACTTTCCTTCTGTAGCATTTTGAATTTCTTCCACAGATACACCAGGCGCTCTTTCCAACAACTTAAATCCACCTTCTTCAACGACTTCTAAAACGGCTAAATTGGTAACTATTTTCTTTACACATCCCACACCTGTTAACGGCAAAGAACATGTTTTCAACAACTTGCTTTCTCCTTTTTTATTGGTATGCATCATAGCCACCACAATATTCTCAGCACTTGCAACCAAATCCATTGCTCCCCCCATTCCTTTTACCATTCTACCAGGAATCTTCCAATTGGCGATATCTCCGTTTTCAGAAACTTCCATTGCACCTAAGACTGTCAATTGAACATGTTGCCCTCTAATCATCGCAAAACTTGTAGCTGAATCGAAATAGACTGCACCAGGCAATGCTGTAATTGTTTGTTTACCTGCATTAATCAAATCGGCGTCTTCTTCTCCCTCAAAAGGAAATGGCCCCATTCCTAAAATTCCATTTTCAGACTGAAACTCAACCTCTATTCCCTCTGGAATATAATTAGCGACTAATGTTGGTATTCCTATCCCTAAATTAACATACCATCCATCTTGTAATTCTTGCGCAATTCGCTGAGCTATTTGAGTTTTACTTAACATTTATTTTTTCTTTATTTAGGTGTATATTTTGTTATTGTTAAATCATCGATATAAACTTCTCCTCCCCCACAATACCAGAAATAAGATTTAAATTCATCACTTCCACTTCTGATATGTGGTGTTTGGTAATGGAACACATATTCTTTCCATTTGTTTACCTCAACATTATGAGCATCTAAGATAAGATTATTTGCTGAATATCCATAATTATCTCCTGATCGAACAATCGTATTTACTAAGTTTACATTAGCGTCTGAATGGGTCAAATAAGCCCAAAAACGTACTTCTATCCAACAATATTCTTCTGTTGTTAAATTTGAATAGGTAGCGGCATAATCTTTAGAAAAAGGAGCCGTTTCATTCATCACCAAAGCTTTCTTTCCGCTATGTTTAAACGCTTCTGTGGTTACATTTTCATCTGACTCAAAGCCATTTTTATAGACTTGCTCAACATCATAGCGATAATTCTTCAAGGATTCTTCAAATGTTAAATCTCGATTAAAAGACAACAAATGTTCCAATTCATTTGGTTGCACATCTAGTCTTCCAAACACTGCTTGATAATAGGCTGCTGTCATTCGATGTCCATGGATGATTCCTAACCTAAATTGATAATTCTGAAAGAGGTTTAGTCCCAAAAACAGAATAACAAAAATAGCGCCTACAGTTTTGGGCAATATTTTCATTTTGAGCAAAGCTTGTATAAAAAAAGCCAATGCTATTGCCATCACAACATAGGACTGCACTAAAGCTCGTTGACCAAAACTTGCAGCATACCACCAACATGTCCAACTAGAAACTAGATATAAATTCAATACAAAAAAGGAGAAAAAAGACAAAAAGTAAGTTGGTTTTTCTTTTTTCAAGAAATAAAATCCCCCTATTGCCAACAACATCATTGGAGTATAAATAAGCCATCCTTTCTTAAAGCTAAATAAGACATTCAATGTATGTGGCGCTAACAAATCCAATCCCTCACCAACATTGTTATAAGAGTTATAAACAAAGTGCCCCGTGTAGGTCTTCCAGTATATTAATTGTAGCGAAATGACGCCAAAAGCAACAATAACCGCAAGTAATAAATGCTTACGATGCTTGCTCCAAATAGCCGCTACTTTTTCCTTAAATCCATCCCAATTCTTTACTTCCCAAAGCAAAGGAATTAGTACAGCAACAACCTCTGTTGGTCGAGAGATCACCGCTAAACCAATAACACCTCCCAACAACACGCTATTGGTCAAGGATTTATTTTCGTGCCACTTGATCGTTAAATAAACAATTAGAGTATAAACAAAAAAGAGAATAGCATGCGGCATTGTCGCACTTACTGTAATTTGACTGATGATATTCGTCCCCAAAAACAAAAGCAATAAGGTAACGGCAACAACATGATCTTTAAACCACCTCAATAAAATTTTTCTAAGCAACAATACTGAACTAGAGATATAAAAAAGACTTCCAG
Coding sequences within:
- a CDS encoding sulfite exporter TauE/SafE family protein, whose protein sequence is MEIQTFVSLVIIGLLAGTLSGFIGIGGGVVMVPALIFALGISQHEAQGLSLTTMLLPIGILAFYNYYKSGQVTNQFILYAAIIAVAFVIGGYFGSRLSLKLNPLLVKFLFGLLMLYIGFKMIISGWDYFKK
- a CDS encoding type II toxin-antitoxin system RelE/ParE family toxin — translated: MKRFPLRIKEEAIHDIRVAYVWYEKRSIGLGERFLEAIDVCFSTIKNQPKAFQEIYKGQRQAVIKTFPFVVLYHFNYREIIVFAVFNTHQHPHKKHRQ
- the pbpC gene encoding penicillin-binding protein 1C — translated: MKFSPFKYLKKHKKKSLVFLVLLVWYYFSLPNQLFVDPTSTVLESREGVLLGAKIADDGQWRFPHNDSVPEKFKTCILQFEDAYFYSHPGINPVSIVKAIGQNLQSNKVRRGGSTITQQVIRLARKGRSRTYFEKVIEMILATRLELRSSKDQILAMYASNAPFGGNVVGLDVASWRYFNCKPDQLSWAESATLAVLPNAPSLIYPGKNQEKLIAKRNRLLKKLYQNQLIDSLTFELALLEELPPRPYSIPQIAPHLLIRLDKSYHGKRIQTTIKASVQRDVNQIVEETYLNLSQNHIYNAAVLVLDVHSRAVLAYVGNTPTNKEHQKDVDIVTKPRSTGSILKPFLYAAMLDQGALLPHQLIPDVPTQIANYNPQNFDKHYDGAVPASAALYRSLNIPAVRMLQQFGVEKFYHYLTKMKLKDIRFAPDHYGLSLILGGAESNLWDITKNYAAFASTVNHYRELESNYYTNEFTEPNMIAEKTVDFGAVTHEKPLFDAGAIYLTLETLTKVNRPMGEENWEFYSSGQKIAWKTGTSFGFRDAWAVGTTKDYTVGVWIGNADGEGRTGLVGVQAAAPVLFSVFEQLPKADWFKVPYDELVTVTTCAKSGMLAGDFCEELDTLLVPRAGKRTTTCKYHRWVHLDQDKSFQVDNSCYDLELMQHQSWFVLPPLMEYYYQQKDPTYKVLPPFRMDCQSSGETKMEFIFPKPNTKLYLPKGFDEKVNDLVLKVAHSSPNVTLFWYLDDEYLGETKEIHEIAVMPSVGKHLITVVDEQGNELKQWTEISE
- a CDS encoding CoA transferase subunit B is translated as MLSKTQIAQRIAQELQDGWYVNLGIGIPTLVANYIPEGIEVEFQSENGILGMGPFPFEGEEDADLINAGKQTITALPGAVYFDSATSFAMIRGQHVQLTVLGAMEVSENGDIANWKIPGRMVKGMGGAMDLVASAENIVVAMMHTNKKGESKLLKTCSLPLTGVGCVKKIVTNLAVLEVVEEGGFKLLERAPGVSVEEIQNATEGKLIIDGEVPEMKL